The Mercenaria mercenaria strain notata unplaced genomic scaffold, MADL_Memer_1 contig_3510, whole genome shotgun sequence DNA segment TGAATATTGTAACATCTTAATTGAATAATATAGCGGTTTGTTTAACTTTAACAAACTTTCTTATCACACATTAGTTATCATTTAATTTAAACTAGAAACGTAGCAAGGGTTGATGGGAATGGTGGAGGCCAGCATTTATTGATAAATGTCTAAGGTCGTAAGAAATAGGGTACCTAGAGGTACCTTGTACCCTGTGAAACGAAGCGTGCAAGAACTTACTGGAAACCTGAAACTTGGAAATAcgttattattatttaataattatgGGGGAGAAAGAAGAGAGGAAAGCTACGAATTAATAactttaaagtacaaaaaacacccGGCAATTTTgcagataaattattttcatttaacatttattttagatGGGTGAGAAAACAAACCGGAAATGATTtgtagtaaaaataaaaaacattacatttagaAAACGGACTTTtcttattcattaaaacaagaacCTGCTTGAAGTACTAATAAAATAGCGGACTGCCCTACACTGGTCATTTTGTCTATTCATCTGTTTGTTCTCCTATATCGGGACGCAGTAAGCTTCAGCTTATAGTTGTTAATCATTTTGATTATGGTCTGTATATAAATTTTAAGTAGACCATTTATACTGTTTTTCAGTGAATAGAAAATTGATGGCTACATTCTTTCAATAGATAATCGTTAtatattaaactgaaaaaaaaacacaatgtttCTGATCAAATATAATTAAAGAAGATTCAAATGTTAGCAGATAAATGCTTTTGAATTTAGTATTTGCACGACTAAAACCAtggataaattataaaatatcattCTATTTGAAACACTTTCCCATATCTGAACTATGATTGAAGAAACGGGCAAACACgaagataataaatatttttttacaattagaTAGCATTTATTTTGGAGTTAGTACatccttttataaaaaataaaaagacagtCTTGAAAGAAAAAGCAAAGATAGTATTTAGACGATTTTTCATTATCTAATGTCAGAATCATATTGACCTATGAGATAATAATAACACAGTCATTTAAACTTGTTTTCTGTAGTTGTTGCAACACGCATTCAAGAAGAATGTCGTTATTCATGTAACGTTGCGACAATATATGTTGCATCACAATGCCAAATTTGTATATACTGGACACTGCGAATTACCTGAAACAGAttgattgtatttatttttacattttgtaatataaatagcaTAAAAGAGCAGACAATGgcataattttatctttataatgaAACACAAACTCCGCAGTGTAGATTGAACCACTAACCGTTTCAAGGCGATTCCCTGGTGTGtatatttattgtttcttttcagttatatttattattatctgTATTCTTAATTGATACCTGATAAATGCTTACAACTACGTTCCTGATTCATGAGTTGAATTCTTAGAAATATAACTCAATGCTTAATAATCAAACTTTTATAAAAGTATAATATTACGGTATACTGGTGACAAATCGTATTTACCTCTGTCTTGCCGGACTTCTTCGTATGCCTTTTCATTACTCTCCGTCGTTTGTTTctctgtatatatttataaaattataatcattgaGATACAAAATAACGAACAGAAGACAATCTCTTATCACATCAGACATTATTAAATACTACTGTTATCAAACTAAGAAATAAACGTatcaatataataaaatctgtagaaagatcctttgaaagcaaagaatgcaaccaagaataataatagcagattcggtctgactgagtctgttcatgagaggtaatgaaatgtgcaagacCTCTCACGATAAGTCAAACTCTGAATCAAGAATATGACGAAATAGTACATGGTTTTAAGTTAAAGGGACTGCACTCCATATTTAGGCGAAatgtatctttctttaaaattaaagtacACGAGTTGTTTTAAACTGTCTTTGAAAACTGCTAAATCTGTGCCTGAATCGGAATCGACCTCGGGTTGCATCGGCGATAAAAATCTTCATACGAACTTAGCCAATACATCACAAAGGATTATATTTAagcaatatttattatataaagctTTACAGAATAGGCAGTCTGCCTTTGGTATCATTGTACAAACGCTTTTTGAATTTTAATGGTAACATAACCGAacacaactaattctcatgtttCCATAACATTATGtttataatttaatttcaaaGCATTTTTCAGAGTTATAGCAATATTTTCCGGAGAGCGTAAgaatttctgttttctttgtcGTCGCACGATCTGGAGGTCGTTAATTAGAATTATGTGTGTAAGTTTAATCTGGTTCTTGATTAATTACGTTGtacttattttcatataaaattgtttttctctCTGAATACtcagattttgtttaaataaagtgtAAGGTGTGAAAATGTTTAGAAACCAACGCGTTGTGCTGGAGAGCTGCagaaacattaattttttatcatagaaaagcaatggatatttaaacataataaaatatttattctaaagtGACACATCTCAATGAATGTATAGTTGGAATTACATTAACTAACACGATTTGTCTACGTGAGTTAAAAATAAGAACTTAAGCACAGTTTagagaataaaaattaaaaaatacaaatttggAAGAAATTATACTGCAGACGAATAGGCTGAAACGTAGtgcgttttttttctttgtagtcTACGTTTCAAATCGCtttgtgcgatacctatacgttTGCGTGTGTATCAAAAATTACCAGTATTTAATCCATCATATGCTCGTGAAGTGATCGTCATCTCGGTGTCTTcgtttctgttattatgttgttTTCTACAAAAGAGAAAAGCAATAATTGGaaattcatttatgattttgatatgtcGTCAACTAAAATGTTATACACTTGACTGActtgttattttctgaaaaaaaatatttcgttcTTTAAACAAactattatattttttctctcaACCAACTAGTGAAACAGCACTTTCTTTCCTTGACTGATACAAGCATACATATTATACCATGTACTTTATGTATCAAATATTACCGTCGAAATCTGATGACAACGATGACCAAAACAGCAGATATAGCCAAAAGGGGAACAAGACATCCAAACACAATTGCTATGACAGGTACAGTGTTCCTATCTATGTCAGGATGATTATCTACAACATGAAATGTAAAATCATTAgtatactcaaacgcaaaagaaaggatgcactttttaaatatgaatatttctcAGTTCTAAAAGAGATATCCGTCTACAATTTGCAACATACTTTCCTCGTAGCGTAGCATTTACTATTGATCTTCCTTCAATTGTTCGATAAAGACCGGTTGAAGTCAAGATAACTAGCGATACCGGACTTTTCCACGATTCATATGCTGTCCATAGGTAATGTACATGTCTACAAAAACGTGTTGGAAAACacattaaatttcatatctttgCTGTAATAATTTGCCACGACTTAGTGAAACTCAGCGAATTGAAACATTAACAATGCTTTAACGGGGTGACAACGTTATTTACGTCTGCAGAACGTTTGGGTGCCAAAGTAATCTGATAATTCATTTGCACCAGCAATTTCAGTAGACTGGTGAAAGTTGTTGTAAGCCATAGATCCAGCCAGCAAACCTCGGGTTACAACCGCAAAAGAATGGAACAAATTCCTCGTGAAGTCATTCTGCTGTTACGTTAGGCTTAAGCATTGCCATATCAATTCTTGAATAAATAGTAGAGGTGGTCACacacaatatttaaacaaaataatgtttgagaAACAGGTAGCTTTCTATCATCTGACAAGAAAGAGATTTACAACTTCGTTTGTGACCCCTGTTGAATTTGAAAGCTAAGTATCCCCATAAGTGTCAACATTTTGACAATTATCGAAGCACATCAAATCGGCCATAAACTGcactaaattttggtaccaaacatgacATACTTTAGGACAGAATAATCTACTGCTGACAACATAATCTACTTCTGTTGACGAAAACCagagtgcacactttcttttgcatTTGAGTATACATTATAAAGAGCACTAGCTAGGTCGTACTCAAGTATTTTGCCAGATATTCTAATCAAGCGAGATATGTTTTAACCTGAATGTAGACTCTTATACAGTAAACACTTTAACGTACACTGAAGAGTAATAATTGTCAACACTAATATTACCTTCTACTAATTTAATCATTCGATCAAGTTTTCCAACAACATTTCTAATTACGAGTTTATAGCTTCCATAATCGGATGTTATGACATTAGAAATTGTCAAGTTTGATACGAGCTCTGTCGAAGATATTTTTATTCTTTCAGTTTGAGTAAGAGTAGTCCAGTATGAACCATTTTGTTTCTTCCAAAAAAATCCAGATGGTCCAGGTTCCGGGTAAGCTAAAGTTGCAATACTGAAGATAACTGGGGAACCTTGAGCAGCGGCTATTATAGACACAGCATCAGCTTCTGGGTGAATTCTAGGGGGACCTGATgaaattttattacatatgtcaATTAGATTGTATAGCACATAAATTGCATACGCAAACTATTTGTAAAAGTTTCTTTACAGCTTCTTGTTTAAATTTCTGTATTGACGACAGATACGATTTAATGTGTGAAATTTATATTTGTAGACAAGTAAATATGTAATGTCAACGCACAGGGAAACGCAGAGCAGAACAAGTACACTATCAAATATTCTTATATgattgtctctgttaaaacacgcttacactAAAAtcacgtcacgttaacgtgcggtgacgtaaatgtttttgttgcgaccaagaaagagcgctactatatttcatctactgttttggattaaaagcatattagaattaaaataacttaaagcaaaaccgtgtttaaatacttatttatacaCTCGGTCGGTTATACGTTGAGCGTAATAATTCCGCGAGGGTGcagcataaatagtgttaaagcactctttttctttttctataaattatttcttaaataaatacgAAAATGACATACATCTTACTAATACAGATATGATATCCATTGAAAGTAGACCATGATTGTATTCATTGCTCGCGGTGCATGTATACACTCCAGCATCAAGGCAACTGACATTTTCCCGAGTGAATGTAAGAGTTTTGGAATTGTACTCTTTGTATATAACAGCTTTCCCTTGAAAGTATAGTTTAACTGTTGACACTGGGTTGCTATCAATACCACATATAAATCGGAGAGTTTCGTTTTCATTAACGGTTACGATACGTTGTCCATCGTGTCCCTCGATGAAAAATTTTTGCACAATTGCTTTATCTGAAAAGGAAGGATGAAGTTCTCTTTTagactttttaagtattttctagATAACTTtacgaaaaaaaaagttgttatatACCTGGTTCGTAATTAAGCGCAAACAGTAAGAATAAATCCATCATGATTGTTCATAATGTACActgtttcatttcagttgaaTGGAAAGTGTAAGGTGAGTTcagtacacaatgttctgatgCAAGTGTAATGTTTCAAATTCCAGAAAGGGTAAAACTCAAAAATTGATAACTGCAGATTTTATCAACATGAAAATGTTCATTACATAATTAcaattatgtatataaaataagtaTGAAGTTTGTTCCGCCATTCTGGTGGCAGGTACACCAACAAATATATCACCATTATTCTATATTCAGTATAGTTTCAATCATATTAATACCGATTTCTTTATGTGACTGGTTAAAAgacaaatatgaaattatttatgaAAGACCTGCTGATGCATTCCACATTTCTTTTAGTAAGTAAAATCTATTACATAGTATTTCCACGTTTACTATCTCCGTCACATGCCAGGTGTCATGAACAGCACGACAAATACAGACTCTGTCTTGACCACGTGCGGCAACCCATGTAAGAGTTCTGACAACAGTACTGCCGTTGATAACAGACACGCCCTCATTATAGCAGTTCCATGTAAGTGTTGCTGCTGGATTTCCTCCAGAAATAGAGCACGACAAGCGACCTGTGCTGTTTTCTATTACATTGTACATGCTTCCATTTTTGAAACCCATTATTTCAGGATGAGTGTTTGGTGGATCTAATGGAATAGTAAACATTCATAATATCTTAAACAAGACAGCCTTTTAcattaaatatgtataaatagGAGAGATGTAAAGACTAGATTTGACAGTCTTTTATATAGATATTATGCCGTCATGAAGTTATGACGCCTTGGTATGATGCACGTGACATTGCGATGGTAAAATGGATATAACTTGTGTAAAACCATTGAAAGTACATAAGACATATCGAAAATTTGTTTGATTCAATATAAGATATCAAAACATATTTCACACGTAGACACCATagtttacatttacatatttGAGTATAGTGGTGAAAtgtatttcaatcttacactaaaacaaagaAATAGCCTCAGAGTCTATATATTTTCTATAGTACTCATATCCTTACGGAAACCAGTTCGCGCTACAGTGTATACAATAATTTTCTGCCTATCCTGTTATTCATTGAGACCTGacatttttttaagtaattttccgTATAATCTTGTATTGGTTTTTCTGTCATCCAAAACTTGTTCATATTCTGTTAGCGATGTGTAAACCTTGTTACTCttataatcataaaaattctTCATCAAACCATTTCTGATTAATCTTACTGGTCTGATTGCTCCTTGAACTATTGATATTTTCCTGAAACAAAGTTCCGTAACCGCTAGTAACAATGACAAATTAAACGTTCTGAATATAATATTTTGCTGAAACATTTAcccatttataaattttatttttatcaccTGAATCCTTTTTTTCCCTGAAAGGTTTAGTAATTGGTTATGGTCTTAAAAGAAAAGTGTAATAGTACACAAATGGCTGGAGCGTTTCGAATGGGattgttttctgaataaaataggTAAATTTTTATATTCAATTGGTCATTTCTGATGTTTATAGAACTTAAGATTACCAAGGCCAAGGACAAGTAGCTGTtgtgtaaaattgaatgtttaaaTCTAATTTCCCTAGCTCAGTGTATACGGTCGGATCTAAAATTTTACCTGAAACATCGAGAAACAGACAATTTAATAGAAACGGTCACCCATTCATATAGTTTTTACTCACATACGATTATGCGAAAAACGAAAGCAGTTATAGGTCATGTTACACTTCTTACTACCACTATTTTTGTCTGATCACATGTTTCAAAAATAATGCGTTTAAGGCCTCAAAAGGGGGTAATATAGGCCATTTTTGTTCTGAAACCGAAACTTTATTTGTCTTCGCATAAACAGCAACTTGGtgggcagactgaaaatgtcacgtGATTAATTGCTAACTACATTCTCTGTGTATGTAAAACATTCGCTCTACTCTCCCCTGGCATTCGTCAAAATTGTATTTCGATGTTCTTTTTTTCGCAATGTTCGCAATGGTATCaacgcaaatttgtttaaagtcatGTCTAAAATTTTAAAGCATTATGTCTGCATGTCTGTCAGTTATAAAATCGTATCAGATATATACCATATGAGATTATCGTGCATATATACAGAACGACAATGTTCTCATACAAAAAGAAATTTAGATTTCTGTTTTCCCTTGCTGATTGAACAGTAAATTGAACAACATCATTTCTGTTCGATAATAGACTTGTAGAAGCCAATGtttcatgttagttttttgtcaaattccattgtttgggttttacatgagacaatattcaaaaataaacGTTATATTTGTCGCTCTGATGTCACTCTAACGTAatcgacttcaacgttaaaataatctccacaaattatacaccttttcaaagacatgtttaaatgaaaatatgatgagaaacaagaaaatcgatacttgttgactgaacagaacgatttacgaaaacagtctgacggacgtgaaatcatggttTATAAAAAATGGACGTCagtggtcgtgtttgaaggtttgcagagaaaacgttacagaaatataaaaaagtaacataTGTACTaaatgaggaatatgctgaattttacattaaacaaaatttcgaaacggaaccaAACAACTGCAAAAATTAGGCGCATGCCACCTTAATTCCACCTTAACTGCTTTAGTTTCATATGTATTGCTGGTGAACAATACAAACTGAAAATAACCAATCAGATAATGATTATTTGCTATTGCGCCAGTAAATATCAATTGCTTGTTTATTTTGACATCCTTTTTTGAGAGCTTTCGATAACATTAACAATTACTACATATTTTAAACACAGTATAAACGTGTACTACCTCTAAAacactgaaatatatttcatgacaatTAATTATGAATTCCATTCTACATCTTCATACACAATACACAAAGAATATATATGTTTAGtgaagttaaatacatttgatgaggatttctTCTTTTGAAATAAATCTAAAGATAAGTCCACATTCTGTTTCATTTCAAGATTGGCCGTAGTCGTAGATCATAGATACTGTACCAAGCGGACCGCCAAATGGGCGatttcagtttgcatattaacAGTGACATAAGCAATATTACTAACTTCAGGTACTCCCTTGTAGCAATGGGCCTGGAACAACATGTTGATTTCAGTACTCGTACAGGAGGACATAACCTGGACCTAATTATAACTGATTTACTTAAAGACGTTCATGTAGGGGAATATGAACCTGGACAATTGttatctgatcactgtgttgttaaTGTTAAACTCTTAGATGTTAACAAAGAGCCTATTAATAGCAGGTGCGTACAATTTAGAG contains these protein-coding regions:
- the LOC123527667 gene encoding muscle M-line assembly protein unc-89-like yields the protein PTESVTIDVPRGDILHVKENTTFTFTCISSYSRPASNVTWWLEHGVAEEKMNISEGIQVSHKKDINGLTSTKSELDLTTNRSLNGWKVYCASTNIKGYVVSSDAILLNVSYPPNTHPEIMGFKNGSMYNVIENSTGRLSCSISGGNPAATLTWNCYNEGVSVINGSTVVRTLTWVAARGQDRVCICRAVHDTWHVTEIVNVEILYKAIVQKFFIEGHDGQRIVTVNENETLRFICGIDSNPVSTVKLYFQGKAVIYKEYNSKTLTFTRENVSCLDAGVYTCTASNEYNHGLLSMDIISVLVRCPPRIHPEADAVSIIAAAQGSPVIFSIATLAYPEPGPSGFFWKKQNGSYWTTLTQTERIKISSTELVSNLTISNVITSDYGSYKLVIRNVVGKLDRMIKLVEDNHPDIDRNTVPVIAIVFGCLVPLLAISAVLVIVVIRFRRKQHNNRNEDTEMTITSRAYDGLNTEKQTTESNEKAYEEVRQDRGNSQCPVYTNLAL